The Thiobacillus sp. genome contains the following window.
TGCTGCATCTTGCGCAGTTCGTCCAGGCGAATGTCCCGGTCGATGTCCTGCTTGACCTGGGACACGAAACGATTGAGCTTGCCCACCCACTGGCCCGCCGTGCGGGCTACCTTGGGCAGACGCTCGGGACCGATGACGATCAGGGCGATGACGCCGATGACCAGGAGTTCGGTGAAGCTGATGTCGAACATTGGAAGCAGTCAGCTGGCAGTGGTCAGTAGGCAGCCGGAACCGCCAACAGCACACCGTCTACCGTCAACTTTGCTGTTTGTCCTTGACCTCGCCCTCGATGGTGGTGCCCTTGGCCTCCTCGCGGGGCAGTTCGGTGGGCTTGTTCTTCTCCTCGCCCATGGCCTCCTTGAAGTTCTTTACCGCACCGCCCAGGTCACCGCCGATGTTGCGCAACTTCTTGGTGCCAAAAACCAGCAGCACGATCACCAGAACGATCAGCCAATGCCAAATGCTGAAGGAACCCATTGTCTCTCTCCTCGAAAAATTACATGGGGCGGAGGCGTCCGCCCCCCATTACATGGACATGCAGGTGCATGACTTCCTGGCCGCCGCCCCGGCCGGTATTGATCACGGTGCGGAATCCGTCGCCGAGGCCCTGATCCTTCGCCAGCGCCGGGGCCAGCATCAGGATGCGACCCAGCAGCCTTTCATGGCCCGCCTGGGCTTCGGCCAGGGAAACGATGTGTTCCTTTGGCACGATCATGAAATGCACGTTGGCCACGGGATTGATGTCGTGAAAGGCGATGAGTTCATCGTCCTCATACACCTTGCGGCAGGGGATCTCGCCCGCGGCGATCCTGCAGAAGATGCAGTCACTGCTCATGCCGCCTCCCCCAGGAAGGCATGCTCCCCCCCATGCGGGGGCGCGAACGGAAGTGAGTCAGGGGGCTCATGCTTATTCCTTGCGGGACGCTTTCTCGACTATGCCTGACAGGCCCTCGCGGCGGGCCAGCTCGTTCAGGACTTCGCTGGGACTGATGCCCTGATGGGCCAGCAAAACCAGGCTATGAAACCACAGATCGGCCGTCTCGTAGATGACTTTCTCCCGCTCGCCGTCCTTGGCTGCCATGATGGTTTCCGCCGCTTCCTCCGCCACCTTCTTCAGGATGGCGTCCAGGCCCTTGTGATACAGCTTTGCCACATAGGACGTCTGGGGGTCTGCCTGCTTGCGGGCCTCCAGGGTGGCGGCAAGCCGCTCAAGAATGTCCGCGCTCATTTCTTGTAAATCTCGTGTGGGTCTTTCAGCACGGGCTCCACGGCCTGCCACTTGCTGCCATCAAGGCGATGGAAGAAGCAGCTGTGGCGCCCGGTGTGGCAGGCAATGTCACCCACTTGTTCCACCTTCAGCAGAATCACATCCTCGTCGCAGTCGGTGCGGATTTCCTTCACCTTCTGGGTATGGCCTGATTCCTCGCCCTTATGCCA
Protein-coding sequences here:
- a CDS encoding phosphoribosyl-ATP diphosphatase, whose product is MSADILERLAATLEARKQADPQTSYVAKLYHKGLDAILKKVAEEAAETIMAAKDGEREKVIYETADLWFHSLVLLAHQGISPSEVLNELARREGLSGIVEKASRKE
- the tatA gene encoding Sec-independent protein translocase subunit TatA codes for the protein MGSFSIWHWLIVLVIVLLVFGTKKLRNIGGDLGGAVKNFKEAMGEEKNKPTELPREEAKGTTIEGEVKDKQQS
- a CDS encoding histidine triad nucleotide-binding protein, with amino-acid sequence MSSDCIFCRIAAGEIPCRKVYEDDELIAFHDINPVANVHFMIVPKEHIVSLAEAQAGHERLLGRILMLAPALAKDQGLGDGFRTVINTGRGGGQEVMHLHVHVMGGGRLRPM
- the hisI gene encoding phosphoribosyl-AMP cyclohydrolase, with product MSKTSEAWLNKINWSDDGLVPAIAQDAATGEVLMVAWMNREALKLTADRMEAVYWSRSRKKLWHKGEESGHTQKVKEIRTDCDEDVILLKVEQVGDIACHTGRHSCFFHRLDGSKWQAVEPVLKDPHEIYKK